The segment GAGCGCCTCTCGGCGCTTCAGTCCGATGCGGCGCAAGCGAGCGTTGCGGCCGAAGCGCTCGTGCTGCTGGCTCAGTTCCAGCGTGAGGCGAAACCGGCATGAAGCTTCAACGCATTGCGATCGAGGAGTTCAAGCAGTTCGGTGCGCGTGTCGTCATCGATTCGCTTGGGCCGGGTCTGAACGTATTCACCGGGCCCAACGAGGCCGGCAAGAGCACGATTGCCGAAGCCGTGCGCACGGTATTTCTCGAGCGTTACAAGGCCTCGCATCTGAAAGACCTGCTGCCGTGGGGGCGTGCGAGCGGGCAGCCGACTGTCGAAGTCAGCTTCGTGGCGAACGGGCAGTCGTGCACGCTGACGAAGCAATTCGTGACGCGCCCGCGCTGCAACCTGAAAATCGGCCACGAGGTGTTCGGCGAAGACGAGGCCGAGGAGAAGCTCGCGCTCATTCTGGGGTTTTCGCGCGCGGCGCGCGGTGCGATGAAAGACGCCGACGCAGGCGTTCCCGGGTTGCTCTGGGTGCAGCAGGGGCAATCGCAGCAGATTCGCGAGGCCGGCAGCCACGCCGCACAGTATCTGCGTGACTCGCTCGCACAGCTTTCGGGCAGCCGTCAGGCCGGCGGCGAGGATGCGCTCATCGAGGCGGTGCGCGGCGAACTCGCGCAATTGTTGACGAGCCGATCGCAGCGGGCGACCGGCGCGCTCGCGCAGGCGGAAAAGGAGCTTGCGTCCGCTCGCGACGAATACGCGTCGCTCGAGCAGCAACGCGGCCAGTTCGAAGGCGATACCGAGCGTCTGGCCGCCTTGCAGCAGGCGTTCGACGAGGCGCAGCAAAAGCGCGCCTGGGAAACGCTCGAAAGCAAGGCACAGGACGCGCATCGGCGCGCCGCGGCCCTGGCCGAGATGGCGAGTAGCCTGAACGCGCTCGATCAATCGGTGCAACTGCGCGAAGCCGAGTTGGCGCTGTCGGTTCAACACGAAACCCATGCCGCCGAGCTCGAGGCCTCCGTCGCCGAGCGCAGACGCCAACTCGAGCGGGCGGAGGCGCAGGCGCGGCAAGCGCAGGCCGATCACGCGCGCGTGTCGCTCGACATGACACGTTGCCAAGCGGCCGCGAGCGAAGCGGCACGTGCGCTGGAGCTTGCGAACGTCGCAGGCATGGCGCGCGAACTCGACGATCAATTACAGCTCTATCGCGTGGAGATCGAACGGCTCGATGCGTCGATCGGCGCCGCCGGGCTCGCGCATGCCGCGGTGGTCGAAGCAACGCGTGCGGCAGCATCGCTCGAAGTCGATCCTCAGCAACTGCAGCGGTTGCGGGCGCTCGCGAGGCAGGCAGACCTGCTGCGCGCGAAGGTCGACGCGGCCATGACGCGCGTCGAGTATCGTCTGCGCTCGCCGATCCGGATCGGCGAGCGCAGCGTCGAAGGCGAGGGCGTGCTGCGGCTCGATGGTGCGCAAACGCTCGTTGTGCCCGACTGCGGCGAACTGACGATCGTGCCGGGCATATCCGATCTGGCGGCGCTGCGTGCCCAGTGCGCCGAGCTCGACGCCGCGCAGGCGCAACTGCTGAAGGCACTCGGCGTGGCGTCGCTCGACGATGCCGAGACGCGTCACGAGGCATGGAAGTCTCAGGTGGCGGCGTTGCAGAACCAGCAGACGATCCTCGCCTTGCACGCACCTCGAGGTATCGAGGCATTGCGCGAGGCGCGCGCGGCGGCGCAGGCGCGCAGCCAGACTGCCAATGAGCGGCGTGCCGCGCTGCCCGACGCGGCAGGCGCACTGACGCTCGAAGAGGCGAGACGGGCGGCCGATCTCGCGCGAGCGGCGCTGGACGCCGCGGCAGCCGCGCAGCAACGGGCCGCGGATGCCCGCGCATCGGCGCTCACGGCGTGCGAGTCGCTGGCGGACTCGCTGCGCCGAGACGAGGCCCAACTCGCGAGCGAAGAATTCCGCACCCGTCGCGCGCAATGGCGGGCGGCGATCGTCGAGCAACGCACGCATGTGGAGGCGCTGGAGAAACAGCGCGAAGCACTTGTCCGGGCGCTCGAGCAGGCCCGCATCGACGATCCCGTGCAAGAAGAGCACCGCTATCGCGCCTCGGCCGAGCTCGCACGCGAAGAGCAGCATCACCGTCAGGTGAGGATTGCCGCTTTGCGGAGCCAGCTCGAAGCGGCGGGCGCAAGTGGGCTCGGCGAGCGCGCGGCCCGCGCACAGGCGGCGCTCGAGCGTGCGCAGCGTCGTTGGGCGGAGCTTTCTTTACGGGCCGATGCCTTGCGGCTGCTCGAGCGCACGCTCGTGGAGGAGCGCGATGCAGCCATGGCGCAACTGCGCGCACCCCTGACGGAGCGCCTGGGCCACTACCTGAGACGCTTTTTTCCGGAGGCGGGCATGACGCTCGACGATGCGCTCGGGCCGCTGGCGGTCCAGCGCGACGGGCGGCTCGATGCGCTCGACGCGCTGAGTTTCGGCACGCAGGAGCAAATGGGCATCGTCACGCGGCTTGCCTATGCCGACGTATTGAAAGCCGCGGGGCGCCCGACGCTCCTGATGCTCGACGATGCGGCCGTGCACACGGACAGCGTGCGGCGCGATGCGCTGAAACGGGCGCTGCTCGATGCGGCGAACCGCCATCAGATTCTGCTTTTCACCTGCCACCCCGAGTTGTGGAACGACCTCGGTGTACGCCATCGGTCTATCGACGAACTGAAGGTGGCGCTTTAGCCAGGCAACGTTCGCGCGGTGGAGTAACCGCGCAAACGACTGCGATTCGGCGATGCCTTTATGCGCTCTTTCGATGGCGCTCAGTCCCGGTAAAGCTGTGCAAGCTGCCGGAACTCGGCCGCGAATTCCGCCCGCAGCTCGGGTGGGCCGAGTACTTCCACGCCAGTTCCGATCGAGCGGATCCACCAGCGCAGCTTCAGGCTGGGCACGACGGTGCCCGTGATCTTCAAGCGCCCGTCCGGGAGCGCGCTGACCTCCTGGTCGGCCGCCATCGGCGACTCCTTCAGGTGGCTGCCGGCGCTTTCCGTAACCGCGAGTTCGAGCTTGACCGGAGCGGTCGTGAGGAAATCGAACTCGCGCCGCGTCTGGATGTAGTCCTGCAGCGTGAAATCCTTGGGGTAGGCGAAGGACTTGCCCGAATCGGTTACTTCGGCAATGCGGTCCAGCCGGTAGAGGCTGCGCAGCGGTTCGCGTTTGCCCTTCGACGGATCCGGTGCGCGGCTCGGGTCTTGCCCGACGAGGTACATCAGCCCGGCGGATTCCACGAGCGCAAGCGGCCAAAGTCTTTTTGCGGGGGGCTCCTCCGATTGCCCGGCGCGATAGGCGGCCCGGTATCGCACCATGAGTTCGCGTTCGAAGAAAGTTGCGGTTGCAACGACATCGAGCGTCTCCGCATTGACGGGGGGGCGAAGCAGCTTGAACGTTCCGTCGACCGAGTCGACCTTTTCGGGCCATGCGCGATAGACGCGGTTATCGGCTTTTTCCTGCGAAAGCCGGATGTCGGCCGCCTCGAACAGCGGCGCGATATCCTTCATGACCGCTTCGGGCAGTTTGTTGCCGGCAAACCGCTGAAGGACGTGAAACGCAAGGGCTTCCGATGCGCTCATGAGCCCGAACCCGTCGCGCACGCCTTGCAGCCAGGGCTTTCTCTGCCATAGCAGATCGCGGCCCTCCGTGCGTGAAATCACGAGGCGCCGTTCCTCGAGAGAATTCAGATGCCGCAGTACGAGACGCGGGTAGACCGCATGTCCGCGTGCTTCGATGCGCTTGCGCGCCTCCGACGTCGTAACCCAGCCATCGCCGTCGCGCTCGGTCGGCAAGATGCGAAGCAATGCTTCATCAAGGATGGACTGCATGGATGAAATGGTCGATAAGGAATGAAGGCAAGCGGCCGGCGCGGCAAAGCTCAAATCCGATAGCGGCTCCCCGCTTGCTCCGCGAATAGACTCGATGCCTGGATTATCGCTCCCAACATGGACATTTGCTGTCCGAATCGGGGGATGCGTCGGCGGTGCGGCCTTCGCGGCTCTGGTCGCGCCGGTCTACCGGTGGTCGAACCGGCTTGAGCCAGGTCAAGGGATGCGGCGCCTGCGCCGATACACTGGCCTTCATGGGACGCTAGTCGTCACCGCAAGATCATGGCTCATGGAGGTTGTCCGAATGTTCGACGTTCAAAAGCATCACCTGCTTGCGGACGCGTTGCCGCGCGCATTGAGTACGATCGCGATCGCGTTCGCGCTGGTGGCGGCGATCGTGCCGCTGAGCGCACGCGCTGCCGACGCCGCCGCGGCGGACCATTCGTTTTCCGGTACGTCGGTGACGCAGACCACTGCGGCGGTCGTGGGCATCGATCCCGCGAGTAACAGCGTGACGCTCTTCGAGGAAAACGGAAACATCCTCAACGTCGTGGTCGATAAGGCCGTCGGCGACGTCAACAAACTTCGAATCGGCGATGACTTGACGATCACCTATACGCGGGCGCTGCTGTTGCGCGCCGACAAGTCCGCCTCTCATGCCGTGCGCGAGCGTGTGGATACCGAATCGACCACGCCGGCCGTACGTGGCGCCACGACCTCCGTGCATCGGATTCAGGCGCTTGCAACGGTCCAGCGGATCGATCGCGAGAGCCGGCTCGTGACGCTGCGCGGGCCGACGCGCACGGTAACGCTGCAGGTGTCGTCCGATAAGCTGCTCGACGACCTCGCACCCGGCGAGAGCGTGCGAGTGGATTACGTCGAAGCAACCGCCGTGCAAATCTATCGTGAAGGCGCTCCGCTTCGCTGACCGACTGATCGCCGGAAGTGTATGCATATCGCGGTAGATACGGATGGCCGATACGGGATTTGCAAACGCACGGCACAGCCATCGCATATAGCGGCCGTCCCCGGCTTGTTACTGTTCGGCCTGGACTTCAGTTGTTGTCGCAACTGCATTGCAGCGGGCTTATCGCGGCAATGAACTGCGTTTCGAATGCATTCAACAGCCGGCGCTGGGCTGCATCGCCCAGCGCGCGCGTCAAGAGCGACATCTCGCGTGCGGAGAACCGCTCGATGGCGTCTATTTCACCGGCGATCTGTTGGGCCGATTCGTCGTCGTAGGTCGCCCCGAAGGCGGCGGTGCGCGCGAGCCAGATCCCAGCGGTCGGATCCTCGATGTCCTGCGCTGCCGCTGCGCGAGCACGGCACGGTGTCAACACGATATCCGCGGCAGCGATCAGCGCGAACTGCCTTGGCGTCGCAGCGAGCGCATCGAGCAGTTCGATGCGCTCCGCAAACCGATCTGCCCAACAATGGACCCCGCATCTGCGCAGCGACTCGTCGCCCCCGACGATCAGCAGCCGCGCGTGCGCCGCCCGCAGCAGCGTTTGCGCGAGTGCCTGCCAGTTATCGTCTTTGCCCGCTTCATCGCTGCGCGCTACGGCGGCGAGCAGCAGCGTCGAGGGTGCCGCGCCGAGCAGGGCGCGGGCCTCGGCGCGCCCTCGCGCCGAAAAGCGGCCGCGCCACGCGTCGGGCAGCGAGACGTCCGTGTATTCGTCTGCGAGCGACGGGGCGCGATCTCCCACGATGATGAACCGGGCACCCGCGCATGTGCGTAGTGCGGTACGGGCATTTTCGCGCGCACCATCGTCGGCGAGTGACACTGGGCTGACGGATGGTTGTGCGGCGGCTCGCTCGACGATGAAGGTCGATGCGTGGCCGAGCGTCGAGCGCAGGCGTGTACTGTGCGCGGCCAAGGCCTGCAGGTAGTCGCCCGCATCGAGAAACACGATTCGCGCGGCTCGTGTGCCCGCAACAACTTCCTCGCAGGCGTCGAGCAGCGGGGCAATCTGCGCCGGGACCAGCGCGGCCATTTCGGCTCCTCGCAGATCGAGCGCAGAAGCGACGATGCGCGGGGCTGTCCGCGTCGCACGACGAAGCTCCACCAGCCGCGAGCAGGCATAGTCTGTACGCGTGACGATGAAAATCGCCGTACCGGGCATGCGCTCGGCCGCCGACACCGCCTGAGCGAGAAGGCTGATGCGATCGCCGCGCATGAGTGGTTCGACGAACACGATGCTCGCGGTTTGGCCGCCCGGAAGGGGGGGAGTGAAGGAAGCGCCGTGGCCCACGTTATATGCCCGATCATTCGATTGTGCGGATGCCCGAACTCGACGCTACGCCACAACGATTGGTTTATTCGGACAAAACGTTGCCATCGAACCGACTCGTTGTCTTGTTTTCGTCCGCGTTCGGACGGCCGCAAGCCGCGTAACGGCCGAACGGGTAGACTCGATACGGGTTGCGGCAGCGTGTTGCTCGCGCTCGCGCCCTTCGAGGTGCGACGTTTGGCAGGCCCCGGGGCGCCGCACCGCCGCACGCGAGTTGGAATCGATCGGGAGGGCGATGAAGTGTCCGCGGAGCAAACGAGTCTGCCCGGCTTTGCCGCGTTGCCAGAGCCGGAAGTCGATTGGTACCCGCACTGGCTCGATGAGGCCCAGGCTATCGCGCTGTTCGAGGCGCTGCTGCGCGAAGTCGAATGGAAGCAGGATGTCATCGGCACGCCGGGCGGCCGCAAGCCTTTGCCGCGCCTGACGGCATGGCAGGGCGACCGCGGTGCGGTCTATGTCTACTCGGGCATACGCAACGATCCGGGTGCCTGGACGCCTGCGGTGCAGACGCTAAAAGTCTTGGCGGAAGCGGCAACAGGCGAGCGATTCAACAGCGTCCTGCTCAATCGGTATCGGAACGGCGAAGACAGCATGGGCTGGCACGCTGACCGCGAGCGCGAGCTGGGCGAGGCGCCGGTCATCGCATCGGTGAGCCTTGGCGCCCCGCGCCGTTTCGACCTCCGCCACAACCACAGCGGCGAGCGCAGAGCGTTCGTGCTAGCCAACGGCAGCTTGCTCGTCATGCGCGGACAGACTCAGGCGCAGTGGCAGCATCGGGTGCCGAAGGCGGCCGGCGCGGTTGGTGAACGGATCAATCTGACCTTCCGGTTCGTTGTGCCGCGATAGATCGCAGAACAGCAATTTCCTGCGATATATTTCTCATACGAAAAATAAGAAATTTATGCGCATAAAGAAGAGGCGCATCTTCATTGGGCATGGAACAGGCGCGAACGCCGAGCGACCGGCAGCGAACGCGCAGGCCAAAATGACGTGGTGGGGGCAAAAAAAACGGCCCGCCGATGTCATTCCGAG is part of the Trinickia caryophylli genome and harbors:
- a CDS encoding helix-turn-helix transcriptional regulator, yielding MQSILDEALLRILPTERDGDGWVTTSEARKRIEARGHAVYPRLVLRHLNSLEERRLVISRTEGRDLLWQRKPWLQGVRDGFGLMSASEALAFHVLQRFAGNKLPEAVMKDIAPLFEAADIRLSQEKADNRVYRAWPEKVDSVDGTFKLLRPPVNAETLDVVATATFFERELMVRYRAAYRAGQSEEPPAKRLWPLALVESAGLMYLVGQDPSRAPDPSKGKREPLRSLYRLDRIAEVTDSGKSFAYPKDFTLQDYIQTRREFDFLTTAPVKLELAVTESAGSHLKESPMAADQEVSALPDGRLKITGTVVPSLKLRWWIRSIGTGVEVLGPPELRAEFAAEFRQLAQLYRD
- a CDS encoding AAA family ATPase gives rise to the protein MKLQRIAIEEFKQFGARVVIDSLGPGLNVFTGPNEAGKSTIAEAVRTVFLERYKASHLKDLLPWGRASGQPTVEVSFVANGQSCTLTKQFVTRPRCNLKIGHEVFGEDEAEEKLALILGFSRAARGAMKDADAGVPGLLWVQQGQSQQIREAGSHAAQYLRDSLAQLSGSRQAGGEDALIEAVRGELAQLLTSRSQRATGALAQAEKELASARDEYASLEQQRGQFEGDTERLAALQQAFDEAQQKRAWETLESKAQDAHRRAAALAEMASSLNALDQSVQLREAELALSVQHETHAAELEASVAERRRQLERAEAQARQAQADHARVSLDMTRCQAAASEAARALELANVAGMARELDDQLQLYRVEIERLDASIGAAGLAHAAVVEATRAAASLEVDPQQLQRLRALARQADLLRAKVDAAMTRVEYRLRSPIRIGERSVEGEGVLRLDGAQTLVVPDCGELTIVPGISDLAALRAQCAELDAAQAQLLKALGVASLDDAETRHEAWKSQVAALQNQQTILALHAPRGIEALREARAAAQARSQTANERRAALPDAAGALTLEEARRAADLARAALDAAAAAQQRAADARASALTACESLADSLRRDEAQLASEEFRTRRAQWRAAIVEQRTHVEALEKQREALVRALEQARIDDPVQEEHRYRASAELAREEQHHRQVRIAALRSQLEAAGASGLGERAARAQAALERAQRRWAELSLRADALRLLERTLVEERDAAMAQLRAPLTERLGHYLRRFFPEAGMTLDDALGPLAVQRDGRLDALDALSFGTQEQMGIVTRLAYADVLKAAGRPTLLMLDDAAVHTDSVRRDALKRALLDAANRHQILLFTCHPELWNDLGVRHRSIDELKVAL
- a CDS encoding alpha-ketoglutarate-dependent dioxygenase AlkB family protein; amino-acid sequence: MPGFAALPEPEVDWYPHWLDEAQAIALFEALLREVEWKQDVIGTPGGRKPLPRLTAWQGDRGAVYVYSGIRNDPGAWTPAVQTLKVLAEAATGERFNSVLLNRYRNGEDSMGWHADRERELGEAPVIASVSLGAPRRFDLRHNHSGERRAFVLANGSLLVMRGQTQAQWQHRVPKAAGAVGERINLTFRFVVPR